The segment GATGGCAGCGGGTCCTCTACTCTAGCCCAGATGGCTCGAATCCCAGGAAAAGCGTCCTCGCACAGGCGCCCAGCGATGCCCCCGGCCTGGCACGTGCAGTGCGCATCACCTGCCTGAGCTCCCGTCTGCACGGGCTCTACccaggcaggggcctggggatgcAGCGGGCTCTCGGCCTAGCGGCATCTCCGGGGTGATCACGCACGCCCGAGGACGGAGCCCGGCTAGTacccggccggggcggggcctccctGCCGCCCCCTTCCACGCCCCGCAAACGCCCGCAAGGCGCTCGGGCCGGCCCGGAAGGCGGGAAGCTAGGACGGTGGCCAGGACCTTCtgggcggggggcgtggcccgGCAGCCCCGCTCCCAGCATGCACCGGGCGCAGTGCTGCCCAATCAGGGGCCGGGCTGGCACGTGCTCTGCCCGGCAGTGCAGTTGGTGCTGCGGCGACAGTGGAGCGGTGCGTGCAGTCTCCCCGcgggccaggccgggccgggtTGCGGCAGTTGGGGGTCAGTCGGCGGCAGTTGGGGGTCAGTCCGTGGCAGTTGGGGAACTGTAGGAGGCATTTGGGGTCAGTAGGCGGCAGTTGGGGTCAGTCAGCGGCGGCAGTTTGGGGGTCAGTCAGTGGCAGTTGGGGTCAGTCGGCGGCAGTTGGGGGTCAGTCGGCAGCAGTTGGGGTCAGTCAGCGGCAGTTGGGGCCAGTCGGCGGCGGCAGTTTGGGGGTCAGTCAGTGGCAGTTGGGGTCAGTCGGCGGCAGGTTGGGGGTCAGTCAGTGGCAGTTGGGGGTCAGTCAGTGGCAGTTGGGGGTCAGTCGGAGGCAGTTGGGGTCAGTCGGTGGCAGTTGGGGGTCAGTTAGTGGCAGTTGGGGTCAGTCGGTGGCAGTTGGGGGTCAGTCGGAGGCAGTTGGGGTCAGTCGGAGGCAGTTGGGGTCAGTCGGTGGCAGTTGGGGGTCAGTCAGTGGCAGTTGGGGGTCAGTCGGCGGCAGGTTGGGGGTCAGTCAGTGGCAGTTGGGGGTCAGTCAGTGGCAGTTGGGGGTCAGTCGGAGGCAGTTGGGGTCAGTCGGTGGCAGTTGGGGGTCAGTCAGTGGCAGTTGGGGGTCAGTCGGAGGCAGTTGGGGTCAGTCGGTGGCAGTTGGGGGTCAGTTAGTGGCAGTTGGGGTCAGTCGGCGGCAGTTGGGGGTCAGTCAGCGGCAGTTGGGGGTCAGTTAGTGGCAGTTGGGGGTCAGTCAGCGGCAGTTGGGGGTCAGTCAGCGGCAGTTGGGGGTCAGTTAGTGGCAGTTGGGGGTCAGTCAGCGGCAGTTGGGGTCAGTCGGGGGCAGTTGGGGTCAGTCAGCAGCAGTTGGGGGCCAGTAGGAGGCAGTTGGGGAGCAGTTGGGGGTCAGCAGCAGTTGGGGGTCAATCATTGGAGTTGGGGGCAGTTGGTGGCATTTGGGGGGCAGTTGGCAACTGGTGAGGGACAGGTAGTGGCAGTTGGTGGCTGTTTGAACCGTGGCAGTTGGTGGCTGGTGGGGGCAGCTGGCAGCAGTTGGGGGACAGTTGAGGCAGTTGACATAGTTGGGGGACAGTTGGTGGCAGTTGGTGGCTGGTGGGGGGCAGTTGGCGACAAGGAGCCTTTTCCCGCTGGGAATGAGGGAGACAGTGCCACGCAGCAGCAGGGACAGCCCGAGGCCCAGGGTAGGGAAGCCTCGCGGTGCCTTCAGACACTGCCTTGAGATTCAgggtgccctgggccctgcccgagACCACCCATCCTCCAGCACCCCGCCAGGAGAGGGGACGGCAGTCGAGCGGAGGAGCAGGCGTTGCGGCCCCTCGCCTTGGCCACCGTTCCTCCAGGGGGATTTCTTTGCCTTGAGGCCCCGGTGCCCCGTGCCCTGCAAGCCTGTGCACCCCCTCATCTGCCTGGAGGGCACGTTTGGTTGGCTTCACCCCTCTTTCTGCCAGCGTCTGGCCGGGCCTCCCCTCGGGGCCTCTCGCCAGCCCTGGGTGCAGTGGAAGCCCTGGCTGCTGACCCTCACCGCACACACCTctgggcttgttttgttttgttttcagggggTGGCGGGCTGGGTTGGTCTGACTTGGTGCTCCGTGGGCCCGTGGGCCGGAGGGTGTGGCGCTGCACGAGGCCCTGCTGGAGCCCGCGGGCGGGGCGGTTTGTCCGCTTGTGTTTTATTGGTGGGGAggcactcccggtgatgctcggcCTGGTGGGTGGGATGGAAATCAGTCCCGGGCCTGTCCCGCCGCCGCCTTGCTCAGGTTGAGAAGGCCTTTGTCCCAGGGCCCGGGCATGGCTCAAGGGGCTGCGCCAGGTGGGAGGCCCCTTGTCTGAACttcagcatcgctgggtctggGGTATCGCCCCGGCGGTCCCCTGAGCGGTTCCACCTCAGCACGTCCTGCCAGTTGGCTGCAGCCCCGAGGCTCAGACCTAGAGGTTTGGCTCGCCCTCACCCAGGCTGCCCTCCCTTTCCATTTTAGCCATTGGGGCTTGAAGGTGGATGCAACTATTTTATTCGATGTGTGGAAAACAGTTGTTTTATTTCCTCTTACAGTGTCGCGAAAGTGGGTGATTGAAGTCTCCCAGTTCAGGAGAAGGCAGAGAGGTACAATTTGGCTTCAAGATTAGCTTGTTAGAAATGTTTTGGACAGGCTGTCTGGGCCGCAGATGCCCACCTTTCACACTTCAGGAGTTGTATGTGCTGATGTGGTTTATTTCCTTACCATTTTGAAATGTTGTGGTGGCTAAGGTTCTAGTGAGTACCTCTGTAAGTTTTTATTTGATATAGGTTAGTAAAAGTTTGGTTGCAACAGAATTAAATAttgggttggtttggggccacacctggtgcagctcagggcttagtcctggctctgtgctcggggtgaCTCCTGACAGGTGTTCAGGAGATCACATGCAATGCAGGGGTTGGCCAGCAGCGGCCGTGGCACTtggacaatagcacagcgggtagggcatttgccttgcatgcggccgacccgggttcgattcccagcacccgaatggtcccccgagcactgccaggagtaattcctgagtgcatgagccaggagtgacccctgtgcatcgctgggtgtgacccaaaaacacacaaaaaaagaagaaactttaaGAATTTCAGTTAGAGATGTTTTTAGCTGGAAAAATGTTAATGTGATAAAGTTGATGCCTTCCTATGTTGAAATTCTAACCATTTATAAAGACTTATTTCACAATTAGTTGTTCctaatatttccttttaaaaatactgaaaatcttaagtattttaaaaatacttataaattcccaatatttgtatatttatttatacatttattttttgtttttttaaaatcagatgtCTAAGAATAATGTTACTGACCAGAAGCTAAATCTGGAAGCAGTGATTAAAAACATTCACATGATTTCATTGGAGTTGAAGAAAACACAAGGTAAGTGTGTGGGATCACTAAAGTAATTTGCATGGCATTTTTAAATCAACCCAGCACAGAGTCAATTTCTGCTTCTGCTAGAATGTAACTAACTTTTGCCCACCTATTAGTATGTATCTGTTTTTAAATGCTAcaatgactggagtgatagcacagcaggtcaggcatttgccttgcacatagccgacctgggttcaattcctccgtccctcttggagagcctggcaagctactgagagtatcccgcccacggcggagcctgacaagcttcctgtggcgtgttcgaaatgccaaaaacagttacaagtctgacaatggagatgttactggtgcccgctcaagcaaatcgatgagcaacgggatgacagtgatacagtgatacaatattctGTAAATCTGTAAAGATGAATTATGCCTTGGCCTAATTCAGTGAGCTGACTTGAATACCCTTCCCTGATTCTTAACAAGCTGATGCTGTTGTCTGACCGTCATTTATGTGCTTTCTTCCTTTGACAAACGTAGTGACATCTCATTCTGCCAAACTCAGTCTTTAGTAATTAATCTGTACTGATTTTCTTAAGTTCCTTTCACATCAAAAGTAACTTTCATCCATTGAGTTACTGGTTTTTCATTTGAAATAGGTCTTTAGAGATTTTAGATCTTGCGGGCCATGATGTTTAGTCAGTCATATCAGAGATGTGTTCGTGTTCAATCATTAGCTAGGCTTATACACTCTGAGAATATTTCTAGAGGTACTCTGTCTCTAACACGGCACTCCTGTGTTGGGGTCTCCCTGTGCCCACTGAGCTCCCCAGTCAGTCTGTTCCAGTTCAGTTTGTCCTTGGGGCGACTTGTGACTTGCTCTCCTGTTTCTTTCACCTGGTTGCTGGTTTGATTCCTAACCTTGGAAAGTACACCCAGTTCTTTAACGTTGGATATTTTTCTTGGGGATATTTTTTGGGGGACACgttggcatgctcagggcttactcctgggatgcactcagggttcactcctagtgtatttaggggaccctatagggttgCAGAGATCAAACTgagttagccgtgtgcaaggcaagagccctgcccaccattctattgctctggcccttaattCTTGGACATTTGGAGGTTAACCCCATCTTAGTTATGATGCCTCCaactaaaagtaataaaaatactgCTAATGTGACTTACTGTTCGTGTAAGGGAAATAACAAGGTCTGCGGAAGGGCAGCTTTAAAAGCAGTGCAGATTGGTCAGGTACCGGGGCCTTCCCATCTCTCTGCTGTTGGGAGTCATGGCCAGCAGGCCTGCCGTGCAGAGCATCTGTGTCTCTTTAAGCAAGCCTTTGGGCAGATCCTTCCAGAACAGTCCCCCTTGCCTTTCATTGGCCAAACTGGCATCCCTTGATTGTCACGTGCGGCCACTGCAGAGGGGAATCAGAGAGCCAAGAGCCTTCTGGCCCCATCGGGGTTACTGCTGCAGCTGGAGAGAGCACTAGCAGTAGAGTCAGCCATGCTGACTGTTGGCCCGTGGCACTCAGACAGCGAGTACCTGGGAACTTTAGACACAATTCCCTAGGGCTGATTCTGGGACGTTGAGAGAcaattcactattaaaaaaaaaaaaaattgggaagtgCCTAAGCTATAGATGGCTCAGTCAGATTCACAGTACTCAGCAGGTTCTGAGGAATTTGGTTTGGAGAAATCTGGGTGTCTGAATTCATCTCTGAAAATAAATCTCAACAGTCCAGCAAGGATTATCTTTCTAAAATGTGGTAAGTCTGCTGAAAACCCTGGATTGGCTTACCCCAGGTCCAGGCTCTGGAATGAACGGAAAGATCTCTTTTGAGATGAGACACGTTTACTTCCCTCTAGTCTTCCCTCCTGCTTTGTTCCCTCAACGTGTTCTGCTCGAGCATTCCTGAACTATTGACTTAACTGCGTGGCGGTTAACTTGTCAGCTGCCACAAGCCCGAGCTCACCAGCCAAACAGTTTAACTGACTGGCAGGCACCTTTCACCGAGTGCTTGCTGCCTTTCCGCATCGCTGACCATTCTTTGTTGGATGTTTActtccctcacccccccacaaTTGTAAATTTCTTCATGTAAATTCCGAATAGTTAACAACTTGCCTTGATGTGACAGGTTCTTTGAAATGTTAATGTTAATGAAATGAGTAATTTATTTCAGATACTTGCTCTCATTTGAAACAATTAGAGAAGTTTTTCTGACCACTCCGTACTTGAGTACTTGATCATCTAACTGTTCTAGTTTGGGGATTGTTCTCTAAAATAATATGATGTATCTGGAGCCTCGTGGGATTTGTCGGACAGGATACAGGGCACTTGAAGAGTTAGAGCAGGAGGCAAACCGTTTACTTAACTGTGGAAGGTGACAGTGTCAGTAGTGAAAATGTACTGCGGCTGAGGATGTGACTCAAGTGAAGAAAACACATGCCTTACGTGTACGAGGCCCTAGGCtctatccttggtaccacatggccccctgagtaccatttACCCAACCGGGGGAGGTTTGGGGCAGAGTCATCACAATTCGGCATGACAAAGAATTGACACTTACATAAAGGGAATGTCATATGCTGTGAGGGTAATTGTATATAAAGatgttaaatcttttttttttctttttgggtcacacctggcgatgcacaggggttactcctggctctgcactcaggaattactcctggcggtgctcaggggaccatatgggatgctgggaatcgaacccgggtcggccgcgtgcaaggcaaacgccctacccactgtgctatcgctccagcccctaaagatgtTAAATCTTAAGCTAGTAAAAATTAAAGTCAAGTATATTGGAGGTTGGGTAGTGAAAAGAACTATACATTAATCTTATTTAGAAACAAAAGGTATGTAAgctcaaaaagataaaatatgtatgtCATTTAGAAACTTGGAGGTAAATACTAACCCtgcttccccaaacaaaaatacttaaaagaaacacacagaaagaatatttttaaaagtgtttgccTCTAGTAGGTtggagatttctttctttttttcttatggaCCTATTTGATTTTCTATACTATGTATCACGTGTAAcagataaaaatagtttaaaaagtaTAAGCCAAATCTGAATATACCAGAGTGTAGGAAGATAAATGACAGACTGAAGGCTAAATAGCATTCTTAGTAAATTTTTGTATCATGCTTATGTTTGTGGTACGTGAATATGACTGTTTTGATATTCAATTAAATTGATAATTTGAAAGAAAACTAAGTGAGGAGTTGGGAAGTTGCTACTTAGTCATAGTTGCCTGTGACATGTGTGTCTTGTATTTTGTCTCACACAGAGCTCTCCCAGCTACTCCTTTGTGACCTCATTCTGTATTTTAAATGTCCGGGGGACACAGATGACTTAAAGGAAACAGAAGGAAACAAGCCCCTCTTTGAAGAGCCTAAAATATCAGATGTGTGCCTTGCTTCCAGAAGTTCTaactaaatttgttttaaagttaTAACTATTTGTTGAATTAACACATTATCTGGGAGAATTTAGTTTACTAATGTGTTTAGTATAATAAAGATATCTTAGGTCGTAGTCCTTCTGTGTAGTCCTGATTCTTCCCCTCCCCAGTGACTGCTGTCACTGTGGGCCGATGATGGGTCTCACCATCATCATAGCCTGGCTACGGTGCTCGCAGACATTTTCCTCGAGGGGCTTGCTGAGAAGGGCGATGGTGTCCCACGtaggttgtggtgcttgcacactggGCCTTGGCGCTCCTCTAATGGTGTTGCCTTCACAGTGCTCACCCGGGTTTGCACTCAGTCCTGGTCACACACGTCTTGGTGGTAGTGCTTGCTGGGGTCCCTGCTGTGCTCAGTTCCTGTCTGGGGGGCTTGCATAGGTTTCGGTTGCATGCTCGCAAGGGGTCACCTACCTTTGATGTGGAGCTTCCACAGGCTAGGTGCAGACTCACAGCCCTTGGGGCTCTGGGGATTCACAGCGGAGCAGCCAGGGTCTCTCTTAGCAGCACACGTGGCGGCATGGGTATGCAGCTCGAACCCTGACAGTCCCCGGGCCCGGTTCCGAGCCGTGAACCATCCCTGTGGGCCCTGCTCTGGAGGGCGGTGTCAGTGTTGCAGAGAAGGGCCAGTTGCTTTCAGTGACACAGGCTGCCCTGGGAAAGGCTGGAGCGTACCGCTTGTCCTTCTCTGCAGCCTTCAGCCTGCCACCTTTCACTCCTGTGCTCGCAGGTTCCCCCTTCAGCTCCTGGGAGTGCAGTTAGAACCAGGGTGGAGGCAGCgctgcccagccccccgcccccgtggacCACGCCATCTGTGGGCTGCTGGTCACTGTGTGCTCGCGTCCACTTAGGCCGGAGGAGAGTTGTGTATATAAATGGATAGTACAGACTCACAGTTTTGTTCATCCACTCTCAAGAGACACTACGTGCAAATTCATTTAGAGTACCATGCCAGATAAAACGGTCAGAATGTGTCCCACGCACGCTGCCCTGTGGGAGCATCACTCACCCCTGTGCTCTCCCACAGAGCGGGAGTCTGGGCGCCCTGCTCGACCCTTGGCCGAGTGACGATGTTCCGTCAGGTTTGCTTTGGAAGACGCGGCTGATTTCAGTCTTCTAATCAAGAGCATCTAATTTTTTAATGCTTATGGTTTCTTATTGGCATTTTTGTAGTTGCGTGATTTTTACAAAGCTTTTAACAACAGATTTATACATTCAGTGATTCCTCTCCAAAGCCACCTGCCAGGCCAGCAGCCTTCTATCTGTGACCCAGGGCTCCCCCTCTCTCCCAATCCTGCCTCCTTAtcgaacttttaaaaaaaatgctctggTCAGATGCTAACGGTAGTGTTGGCTCCTGTGGTTTTGATATGCATCATAACCTCACCTCTGAATTCCTAGAATGTCCAAGGCCTGTGAGTCTgcatccttcctctcccctccattTCTCCTTCCTTCACACTCTTCCTACTGTAGCCCAGAGTCAAGGATTTGCCGACATTTAATACCTTTGGTTCTCGGTCCTCTCAAACCTGCATTAGTCAGGAACAGAGTTCTGTCCCTTTAACTGTCTTCAGCATGCCCTTTAGTTCCATCAGGTTGCACTGAGCCACATGAATTCATCCATGGCTCattgtattctgttgtgtatgtGACATACCACAACTTGGTCCGTTTTCCCTGCTGTTGAGCAGCTGAGTCATCCCCATATCCTGAATATTGTGTGAGCACTGCGGTGAATATAGGCAAGCATATATCTTTCACGTGAATGGTTTTGCATTTTGGCAGTAGAATGCCAAGAAGTGTGTAGGGTCATAATGGAGCTCgcttcttagtttttattttcttttatttttgagaaatcctCACACTTTTCAAAAAAGTTGAATTGACAACATTTCCATGAAGCAGTGAataaggggctggggcgatatcacagtgggtagggtgtttgccttgcacgcagccgacccaggttcgattcccagcaccccatatggtcccctgagcaccaccaggagtaattcctgagtgcagagccaggagtaacctctgcatctccaggtatgacaccccgccccccgcaaaaaaaaaaatagaaatgaataagaGCTGCAAGAGTGCCTTTTAAAATACCACATCCCTGGCAACACTCGTTTCCCATGTTCTTGGTAATATGACATTCTCACTGCTGTCAGTGAACTCATTGTCCTTTTGGTTAGGATCCCTGAGTGACGAGCACTTTTCCAATATACTTACTGGCTGCCCACATGTTCTGTTGTCGTCAATTCCTGTTCGTCTCTCCTGTCCATTTCTGGGTGGGGTTATTGGTTGCTGAGCTctatgagtgctttatagataCTGGATATTAGTGTTTTTTTCTGATATATTGTGTTCCGATATCCTTTCCCACGCAGcacagtgtcttttattttaaGCCCAGTCTCTTTTGCCATATAAAGTCTTTATTTTGATATAGtaccatttttaattaatttattttttaattagtgaatcaccgtgagggtacagttacagatttacacattttcgtgctcatgtttccctcatacaatgttcgagaacccatccctccaccagtgcccattatccaccaccaataaactcagtatcccccccaccctacctgcctctgtggcagggtattcccttttgctctctctctccaattgggtgttgtggtttgcaatagaggtgttgagtggccattgtggtCAGTctcttagtctactttcagcacgcatcaccgtTCTCGCgatggtctccaaccacattttacttggtgttctctactctctctgagcagccttttttcccagaatgtgaggccagcttccaagccatggagccaacctcctggtacttatttctactattcttgggtgctagtctcctactctgttattttatattattttttgttatttttgtcattttgttattatgttattttttatgttatcTTTTCCAGTAGAATTGTATCATTGAAGACAAGTTTGAGGTTCAGATTCTGGACTgtgttctgtctatatttttctcagtataCGTTAGGGATTTTAGTCTAGCAAATACGAGTTTCTAGTTGTAAGTACTGGAGACAACTCAAGCTCACGGGAGTGCTTGTTGGGTGTGTGACGGGAAGACTGGTGGGAGCAGACTTCAGGGGCGCTGCCAGTGCATGGCGTGGGGCATCCTTGTTCCGTTTCTCCGTGTTAACCGGAGAAGGCGGGCTATAGGCACGCCGGCAGGCAGCTGCAGCACCTCCGAGACGTCAGCCCTGGTCTGCTGCTGCCGAGAGGAGTAATGACCATTGGCCTTGGCAACCTGTTTATCCCTGAGCATATCCTGAGTCAGTGTCACTGGTGACCTGGGGGCCCCAGAGAAAAGGCCTGATGTATCGGATCCCCACACTGTGTCTGTCATAGTAGTGGAGTAGCTTTCCTCTCCAGGATACCTTTATTCTAAATCTTTCTTTCCTCCAAAGAACATTTGTGAAGCTTTGGCTTTGCTCTTTGCACATAACTCCCTGCCGGGTGATAGCTTGAAATCTGCTATGAATTTCATTTTAGATAGTTTTGAACAAAAACTCATAGATGACATAAGGTCAGCTGATGCCGTTACCAACAGTGCTCTCTCCAATACAAACACCTCGGCTTCTCAATAATTAATTGCTTCTCAGTAAATGCTTATTGAAAGTTCTGCTGAAAAAAATATACAGATGAATGCAGGGTGATTTTATTCTCCCAACTTTAAATCCCTAAGCtctggggccagaacgatagtaacagtgtgtagggcatttgccttgtacgcgcctacccgggtttgatctccagcatcccatagggttccccaagcactgtgagcAATAACCccgagcattgcaaggtgtgacccagaaagcccaAGAAGAAGTCCTAAGTTCTGAACCCTTAATAGGGAATAATCTGGGATCGAAGGATGACGTTTTTGTGGGggggaaatgtttttttaatcaccgtTGGTTAGAAGTCTACACATACTTCTTTGCCAGTCAGAAAATTTGTATATTTAGTAAAAAGAaatttggagacattactggtgaccactcgagcaaattgatgaacaacggggtgacagtgctacagtgcagtaaaaaacttaattttttgttaataAGCTATTTGAAGTTATAACCAAGTCCTACAAAGGCAAAAGCTTGATGAACAGCCAAGTGCCAGGGATTTGTTTTGCTCAACTCCTACTCCTTTCTGTGATGTTGAGTGAGTGGATTGCTGAAGGGTTACGAAGGCCTGCGGGAAAGATGAGCAGGGCTTGGGCCAGAGTCCCAGGAGCATAAAGCaagaagggggaagagggagccTTGGTGGGAGCGTCGGGTCAGATTTCTGCTTTCCCATAGCTCCAGGAGGACGTTGGTCACATCTGCAGGGCATGACAGCACCTTGGGAGGAAGGTGGGCGTGGGCTTGCCTGGGGCTTTCTGGTGTGGAGATCCAGGTTTGACGCGAAGTCTCATCACTAAAATGTTTTCTCTTGGTACTTTatggggttgggctggagcgatcgcacagtggttgggcatttgcctttcacgaggccgacccgtgttcgattcctccgcccctctcggagagcccagcaagctaccgagagtattgagcccgcacggcagagcctggcaagttacccgtgcatattggatatgccaaaagcagtaacaataagtctctcaatgagagacgttactggtgccagctcgaacaaatcgatgagcaacgggatgacagtgacagtgactttatggGGTTATATTTGCTTTAAGATATTAACAATAGTATGGGCTGAGCGACATCAGTAAAATAATATAACTCCAAAATCTGAAGACAAATGAATTTTAATCCCAGGAAGTTATTCTAAAACTGATTTATCTTTTCATAAAAAATTGTACAAAACATATCCTCAGCAAAAAGCACCAAATGAGAAAGGCTAAAATATTTTGGAAGCCtcttaattttgttattgttgctgagAAAATTTAGTAATTTTCTTACAGATATAAAACTGTCTTTGGCAAGGTTTTACTCtaacaaaaatcattttatataataCCATAAATGGTTTCTGTTTCAGCATCTCTTATTCATATAAGTAACCCAAGTTACTTAACCACATAAGCTACTATGAGAAGTGGTTGTTCAAAAATGGAcagtaaaaaaaaacccacttattATAGTATGTTATAGTAATGACATTCATGCCTACTCAACTTAGGCATGAATATCAATTACTCATGAACTTCATATTGAAAAAGAATAAGTTATGGGATACTTGATAGTCTTCATTTCAAACCATTTTTTGAAACCATAAACTGTTGTTTCTGTCGAAGGATTCAGTGCAGTTCGGAGTGTTTGTTCGTTCACCAGGGTTGATGTTCCCATATTGACAACACAGGCGGGAAG is part of the Sorex araneus isolate mSorAra2 chromosome 2, mSorAra2.pri, whole genome shotgun sequence genome and harbors:
- the C2H5orf58 gene encoding putative uncharacterized protein C5orf58 homolog, whose amino-acid sequence is MSKNNVTDQKLNLEAVIKNIHMISLELKKTQELSQLLLCDLILYFKCPGDTDDLKETEGNKPLFEEPKISDVCLASRSSN